The Thunnus maccoyii chromosome 9, fThuMac1.1, whole genome shotgun sequence genome includes a region encoding these proteins:
- the LOC121904280 gene encoding natterin-3-like isoform X1 has product MRRCVAVVLAVLQLCSPALQSDLQLFVSQLQDGQEKPSKPWLNPTLEDVVPSREIIKPPKIREMPQNEMTSHSFPMFGEHTNLKWVTWNGSLPNGAVAIFNGYTERTDYVCKVNCEAGFYTPSKGNFCQYPYADHEYASSKFEVLVNVDHFEFLEWVEDSYGSVPPYAVRTCPDVDIYVGKNKYGLGKVVTKHEAFFLPWEGDEYWYKSYQVLAINRDSYSQHISHVEYGIDQMELFHYPPETLQLAKVTNLECSSVAKTVKLEKTSTVEKSWDIGRQTRNGSVSTMKAKVPILGPGTVDFTKEQTVTFSEGTTMMESISHSVSVELLVPPNHSCSVRMDGRKMTADIPFTGRLSRTNYNGDTHWTTITGTYDGVRVGEINAVVERCQPVTDAVPCSPAED; this is encoded by the exons ATGAGGCGGTGTGTAGCTGTCGTCCTAGCagtgctgcagctctgcagcccAGCGCTGCAGTCTGACCTGCAGCTCTTCGTCTCACAGCTGCAGGACGGACAAGAAAAACCCAGCA agCCATGGCTTAACCCCACGCTGGAGGATGTTGTCCCTTCTCGGGAAATCATCAAACCTCCCAAAATTAGAGAGATGCCGCAAAACGAGATGACCTCACACTCCTTCCCCATGTTTGGTGAACACACGAACCTGAAGTGGGTCACATGGAATGGCTCCCTTCCAAACGGCGCTGTCGCCATCTTCAACGGCTACACCGAACGCACCGACTACGTGTGCAAAGTCAACTGCGAGGCCGGCTTCTACACTCCCAGCAAAGGGAACTTCTGCCAGTACCCGTACGCCGACCACGAGTACGCATCCTCCAAGTTCGAAGTGCTGGTCAACGTGGACCACTTTGAGTTCCTGGAGTGGGTTGAAGATTCGTACGGGTCCGTTCCCCCGTATGCTGTCAGAACCTGCCCCGACGTGGACATCTACGTGGGCAAAAACAAGTATGGTCTTGGCAAGGTGGTGACCAAACACGAGGCCTTCTTCCTCCCCTGGGAGGGCGATGAGTACTGGTACAAGAGCTACCAGGTGCTCGCTATCAACAGAGACAGCTACAGTCAGCACATCTCTCACGTGGAGTACGGCATCGACCAGATGGAGCTGTTCCACTATCCTCCGGAAACCCTGCAACTCGCCAAGGTCACCAACCTggagtgcagcagtgtggcgAAGACGGTGAAGCTGGAGAAGACCAGCACAGTGGAGAAGAGCTGGGACATCGGCCGACAGACCCGCAACGGCTCCGTGTCCACCATGAAGGCCAAAGTGCCCATCCTTGGCCCGGGGACCGTGGATTTCACCAAGGAGCAGACAGTGACCTTCTCAGAGGGGACCACCATGATGGAGTCCATCAGTCATTCTGTGTCCGTGGAGCTGCTCGTCCCTCCCAACCACTCCTGCAGCGTGAGGATGGACGGCAGGAAGATGACGGCAGACATCCCCTTCACCGGCAGGCTGAGCAGGACCAACTACAACGGAGACACCCACTGGACGACCATCACGGGCACCTACGACGGCGTGAGAGTCGGTGAGATCAACGCCGTGGTGGAGAGGTGTCAGCCGGTGACTGATGCTGTTCCCTGCTCTCCAGCTGAAGACTGA
- the LOC121904280 gene encoding natterin-3-like isoform X2 → MPQNEMTSHSFPMFGEHTNLKWVTWNGSLPNGAVAIFNGYTERTDYVCKVNCEAGFYTPSKGNFCQYPYADHEYASSKFEVLVNVDHFEFLEWVEDSYGSVPPYAVRTCPDVDIYVGKNKYGLGKVVTKHEAFFLPWEGDEYWYKSYQVLAINRDSYSQHISHVEYGIDQMELFHYPPETLQLAKVTNLECSSVAKTVKLEKTSTVEKSWDIGRQTRNGSVSTMKAKVPILGPGTVDFTKEQTVTFSEGTTMMESISHSVSVELLVPPNHSCSVRMDGRKMTADIPFTGRLSRTNYNGDTHWTTITGTYDGVRVGEINAVVERCQPVTDAVPCSPAED, encoded by the coding sequence ATGCCGCAAAACGAGATGACCTCACACTCCTTCCCCATGTTTGGTGAACACACGAACCTGAAGTGGGTCACATGGAATGGCTCCCTTCCAAACGGCGCTGTCGCCATCTTCAACGGCTACACCGAACGCACCGACTACGTGTGCAAAGTCAACTGCGAGGCCGGCTTCTACACTCCCAGCAAAGGGAACTTCTGCCAGTACCCGTACGCCGACCACGAGTACGCATCCTCCAAGTTCGAAGTGCTGGTCAACGTGGACCACTTTGAGTTCCTGGAGTGGGTTGAAGATTCGTACGGGTCCGTTCCCCCGTATGCTGTCAGAACCTGCCCCGACGTGGACATCTACGTGGGCAAAAACAAGTATGGTCTTGGCAAGGTGGTGACCAAACACGAGGCCTTCTTCCTCCCCTGGGAGGGCGATGAGTACTGGTACAAGAGCTACCAGGTGCTCGCTATCAACAGAGACAGCTACAGTCAGCACATCTCTCACGTGGAGTACGGCATCGACCAGATGGAGCTGTTCCACTATCCTCCGGAAACCCTGCAACTCGCCAAGGTCACCAACCTggagtgcagcagtgtggcgAAGACGGTGAAGCTGGAGAAGACCAGCACAGTGGAGAAGAGCTGGGACATCGGCCGACAGACCCGCAACGGCTCCGTGTCCACCATGAAGGCCAAAGTGCCCATCCTTGGCCCGGGGACCGTGGATTTCACCAAGGAGCAGACAGTGACCTTCTCAGAGGGGACCACCATGATGGAGTCCATCAGTCATTCTGTGTCCGTGGAGCTGCTCGTCCCTCCCAACCACTCCTGCAGCGTGAGGATGGACGGCAGGAAGATGACGGCAGACATCCCCTTCACCGGCAGGCTGAGCAGGACCAACTACAACGGAGACACCCACTGGACGACCATCACGGGCACCTACGACGGCGTGAGAGTCGGTGAGATCAACGCCGTGGTGGAGAGGTGTCAGCCGGTGACTGATGCTGTTCCCTGCTCTCCAGCTGAAGACTGA
- the ptrh1 gene encoding probable peptidyl-tRNA hydrolase isoform X1, with protein MKKDTVLSKICRFLSHFFKKLLNFFTMRRLLTRVINRVLLSEPFTAAMISEAEIHTQGRRKLVVGLGNTGMESTRHSVGMAVLGALAARLGVADRWRGDKQVSGEVIVSEVQHTHVVLLRPKLLMNINGVSVAKAAGKYGVKPEDVLLVHDELDKPLGKIAVKYGGSARGHNGVRSCIDCLQTDVMLRLRVGIGRPTGKTSVERHVLSRFSSEEQKVLDSVLVQSVDLLLAQLSQEDSQQDSQSPSSPAGGRQAAQKRKARERSASPAEDSAAGQI; from the exons ATGAAAAAAGACACGGTTTTAAGTAAAATTTGTCGTTTTTTGTCGCATTTTTTCAAGAAGCTGTTGAACTTTTTCACAATGCGACGACTTTTAACGAGAGTCATAAACCGAGTTCTGCTGAGTGAACCGTTTACAGCAGCGATGATCTCTGAagcagaaatacacacacaaggtCGCCGAAAACTG GTGGTGGGGCTGGGTAACACGGGGATGGAGAGTACCAGACACAGCGTGGGCATGGCGGTGCTCGGCGCGCTCGCCGCCCGGCTCGGTGTGGCCGACCGTTGGCGCGGCGACAAGCAAGTGTCCGGTGAGGTCATCGTGTCAGAGGTACAACACACGCACGTGGTGCTGCTCCGTCCCAAGCTGCTCATGAACATCAACGGAGTGTCAGTGGCCAAAGCAG cTGGTAAATACGGCGTCAAGCCTGAAGACGTCCTGCTGGTCCACGACGAACTGGACAAACCTCTGGGGAAGATCGCCGTCAAATACGGAGGAAGCGCCAG AGGTCATAACGGCGTCCGCTCCTGCATCGACTGTCTTCAGACTGAT GTGATGCTCCGGCTTCGGGTCGGGATCGGCCGGCCGACAGGGAAAACGTCGGTGGAGCGTCACGTCCTGAGCCGGTTCTCCTCAGAGGAACAGAAGGTTTTGGACTCTGTTCTGGTCCAGAGCGTGGACCTACTCCTCGCCCAGCTCTCCCAGGAAGACTCCCAGCAGGACTCCCAGTCCCCCTCCtcaccagcagggggcagaCAAGCAGCACAGAAGAGGAAAGCGAGGGAGCGCTCAGCCTCTCCAGCTGAGGACTCTGCTGCCGGTCAGATATGA
- the ptrh1 gene encoding probable peptidyl-tRNA hydrolase isoform X2, giving the protein MRRLLTRVINRVLLSEPFTAAMISEAEIHTQGRRKLVVGLGNTGMESTRHSVGMAVLGALAARLGVADRWRGDKQVSGEVIVSEVQHTHVVLLRPKLLMNINGVSVAKAAGKYGVKPEDVLLVHDELDKPLGKIAVKYGGSARGHNGVRSCIDCLQTDVMLRLRVGIGRPTGKTSVERHVLSRFSSEEQKVLDSVLVQSVDLLLAQLSQEDSQQDSQSPSSPAGGRQAAQKRKARERSASPAEDSAAGQI; this is encoded by the exons ATGCGACGACTTTTAACGAGAGTCATAAACCGAGTTCTGCTGAGTGAACCGTTTACAGCAGCGATGATCTCTGAagcagaaatacacacacaaggtCGCCGAAAACTG GTGGTGGGGCTGGGTAACACGGGGATGGAGAGTACCAGACACAGCGTGGGCATGGCGGTGCTCGGCGCGCTCGCCGCCCGGCTCGGTGTGGCCGACCGTTGGCGCGGCGACAAGCAAGTGTCCGGTGAGGTCATCGTGTCAGAGGTACAACACACGCACGTGGTGCTGCTCCGTCCCAAGCTGCTCATGAACATCAACGGAGTGTCAGTGGCCAAAGCAG cTGGTAAATACGGCGTCAAGCCTGAAGACGTCCTGCTGGTCCACGACGAACTGGACAAACCTCTGGGGAAGATCGCCGTCAAATACGGAGGAAGCGCCAG AGGTCATAACGGCGTCCGCTCCTGCATCGACTGTCTTCAGACTGAT GTGATGCTCCGGCTTCGGGTCGGGATCGGCCGGCCGACAGGGAAAACGTCGGTGGAGCGTCACGTCCTGAGCCGGTTCTCCTCAGAGGAACAGAAGGTTTTGGACTCTGTTCTGGTCCAGAGCGTGGACCTACTCCTCGCCCAGCTCTCCCAGGAAGACTCCCAGCAGGACTCCCAGTCCCCCTCCtcaccagcagggggcagaCAAGCAGCACAGAAGAGGAAAGCGAGGGAGCGCTCAGCCTCTCCAGCTGAGGACTCTGCTGCCGGTCAGATATGA